From one Arvicanthis niloticus isolate mArvNil1 chromosome Y, mArvNil1.pat.X, whole genome shotgun sequence genomic stretch:
- the LOC143437343 gene encoding uncharacterized protein LOC143437343 encodes MTIQACTGTANLQNGTRENLPPCLIGSIDYSSLISTDYRLSRLLTVIVIPSPIDRAEAAAGNHGVDCRCLQETLSPAVTSRPARRCRREPLVLWRRRRGAERVPIAGCDVTESATGSAGAALFLSRRVRGEPDRKSPRGSPGTGSSAASPGGRAPPPFRRRSPALPGSGSASQRPSAAAGETGCGVWRGEGCGAADGRGGRGLAKVKERAINPEPGRHPDRVSYIITLESLVVDPPLQQPTWDDCQQLLQVLLTSEERQSVFQEARKQITCRRYRLSRRRFGNSLQVPTKSRRTN; translated from the exons CATCGATTATTCGTCATTGATTAGTACTGATTACCGATTATCACGATTACTGACCGTCATCGTCATCCCATCACC TATTGACAGGGCCGAAGCCGCCGCGGGGAATCACGGGGTCGATTGCCGTTGCCTCCAGGAAACCCtgtcgccggctgtgacgtcacggcCGGCGCGACGGTGTAGGCGGGAACCGCT GGTTTTGTGGAGACGCCGCCGTGGGGCGGAGCGGGTCCCGATCGCCGGTTGTGACGTCACGGAGAGCGCGACGGGGTCAGCGGGAGCCGCGCTGTTTCTGTCCCGCAGGGTCAGAGGTGAGCCTGACCGGAAGTCCCCTCGCGGGAGCCCGGGAACCGGAAGCAGCGCGGCGTCTCCGGGTGGAAGGGCCCCGCCTCCTTTCCGCAGGCGCAGCCCCGCCCTCCCCGGAAGCGGAAGTGCGTCACAGAGGCCCTCGGCAGCGGCGGGGGAGACAGGGTGTGGTGTGTGGCGGGGAGAAGGCTGCGGCGCTGCGGACGGACGCGGTGGGCGGGGCCTAGCGAAG GTTAAGGAGAGGGCGATAAATCCTGAACCGGGCAGACACCCGGATCGGGTTTCATATATCATCACCTTGGAGTCGCTGGTGGTAGACCCGCCATTACAG CAGCCCACatgggatgactgtcagcagctcTTACAGGTGCTCCTCACctctgaggagaggcagagcGTCTTCCAGGAGGCCCGGAAACAG ATCACTTGCAGGCGCTACAGATTGTCCAGAAGGAGATTTGGCAATTCCTTGCAGGTGCCTACCAAGAGCAGGCGGACCAACTAA